One genomic segment of Paenibacillus sp. FSL H8-0332 includes these proteins:
- a CDS encoding NAD-dependent protein deacylase produces the protein MEQLQLLASWIQKSNNIVFFGGAGTSTESGIPDFRSAAGLYQTQHNSPYPPEVMLSRSFFMSSPDIFFDFYRSKMIHPGAEPNGAHRLLAELEKSGRLKAVITQNIDGLHQIAGSRRVLELHGSIHRNHCMGCQRYYGLEEWLEQEGSVPRCEDCGGIIKPDVVLYEEALDHEVLVEAVDAIAAADLLIIGGTSLTVQPAASLVTYFRGRHTVLLNGEPTPYDDQADLIITERIGEVLGRVQGLLG, from the coding sequence ATGGAACAATTACAGCTACTGGCTTCCTGGATTCAAAAAAGCAATAATATCGTCTTTTTCGGCGGTGCCGGAACATCGACGGAGAGCGGTATCCCGGACTTCCGTTCGGCAGCCGGTCTGTACCAGACACAGCACAACTCTCCTTATCCGCCTGAGGTGATGCTCAGCCGCAGCTTTTTTATGTCCTCGCCGGACATTTTTTTTGATTTCTACCGCAGCAAGATGATTCATCCCGGAGCGGAGCCGAACGGGGCCCACCGGCTGCTTGCCGAGCTGGAGAAGAGTGGCAGACTGAAGGCGGTCATTACGCAAAATATCGACGGCCTTCATCAGATTGCCGGTAGCCGAAGGGTACTGGAGCTGCACGGCTCTATCCACCGCAATCACTGTATGGGGTGCCAGCGCTATTACGGCCTGGAGGAATGGCTGGAGCAGGAAGGCTCTGTACCGCGCTGTGAGGACTGCGGGGGCATCATCAAGCCGGATGTCGTGCTCTATGAGGAAGCGCTCGATCATGAAGTGCTGGTTGAAGCTGTGGATGCCATTGCAGCGGCGGATCTGCTGATCATTGGCGGTACCTCGCTTACCGTTCAGCCTGCCGCGAGCCTGGTTACTTACTTCAGGGGGCGGCATACTGTACTGCTTAACGGCGAGCCTACCCCGTATGACGATCAGGCAGATCTGATTATTACAGAGCGGATCGGAGAGGTGCTGGGTAGAGTGCAGGGATTGCTGGGCTAA
- a CDS encoding HAD family hydrolase, protein MPVLHINELTVPVSGILFDKDGTLLDLLATWGSWAELVLEGLGSQLTLIGSRPVTGADLAPVLGTTHDASGRITGYDPAGPLSMATAEESTGILAWQLYTAGVPWNEAVTRVNAISKEAMNELRRRRTAVPMPGLLPFLEQCAAASLKLGVVTSDNLSTTREHLEWLGISGYFGAVVTRDRVKYGKPAPEMAEKACQELDLRPEDTVIIGDSNADMQLGRGAGLRLAVGISPDGRADHLLDADIVVSGYPALRLTI, encoded by the coding sequence ATGCCTGTGTTGCACATCAATGAACTCACTGTTCCCGTAAGCGGCATCCTGTTCGATAAGGACGGCACGCTGCTGGATCTCCTGGCCACCTGGGGCAGCTGGGCTGAACTGGTGCTTGAGGGGCTGGGCAGCCAGCTGACTCTGATTGGCAGCAGACCCGTAACGGGAGCGGACCTGGCCCCGGTGCTGGGGACTACGCATGATGCCTCCGGACGAATTACCGGATATGATCCCGCCGGTCCGCTCTCCATGGCAACGGCTGAGGAATCCACCGGGATTCTGGCCTGGCAGCTCTATACAGCGGGTGTCCCCTGGAATGAAGCGGTGACGCGCGTGAATGCCATCTCCAAGGAGGCCATGAATGAGCTTCGCCGCCGCCGTACCGCAGTGCCAATGCCGGGATTATTGCCATTCCTGGAGCAGTGTGCCGCAGCCTCGCTGAAGCTTGGCGTTGTAACCTCTGACAATCTGTCCACCACCCGCGAGCATCTGGAATGGCTTGGCATCTCCGGCTACTTCGGGGCGGTGGTTACCCGCGACCGGGTGAAGTACGGCAAGCCTGCACCGGAGATGGCCGAGAAGGCCTGCCAGGAGCTGGATTTGCGGCCCGAAGACACAGTGATTATCGGTGACAGCAATGCGGATATGCAGCTGGGCCGGGGGGCGGGACTGCGACTTGCAGTCGGGATCTCACCGGACGGAAGGGCAGACCATTTGCTGGATGCGGATATTGTGGTATCCGGCTATCCGGCGCTCCGCTTAACGATCTGA
- a CDS encoding galactokinase: MSIQELNSTFIKKYGESGETARVFYAPGRVNLIGEHLDYNGGYVFPAALDFGTTLIVRPRTDGKVQFASTNFPYEASIDFSNIGAAKTGEWVDYPVGVMVELAKKGHPVAGGYDLLFHGEIPNGSGLSSSASIEVVTGFAFLTLLGGDTDTVEIALLSQRAENQYVGVNSGIMDQFAVANGKRDQAILLMCDTLEYSLVPFVTGSYKLVIGNTNKKRGLVDSKYNERRSQCEEALAILKQEVPALSYLAEVKPEQFELLQDRITDETVRRRARHVVEENQRVLDSVEVLKNNDLKQFGLYMNDSHVSLRDLYEVSCEELDVMVEEAQRIPGTLGSRMTGAGFGGCTVSLVHEDDVQRFITEVGEAYKNRTGLTGEFYVCGIGNGVEELKGVK; the protein is encoded by the coding sequence ATGAGCATACAGGAACTTAACAGTACATTTATCAAGAAGTACGGGGAGAGCGGGGAAACCGCGCGGGTATTCTACGCACCGGGCCGCGTGAATCTGATCGGAGAGCATCTGGATTACAACGGAGGTTATGTTTTCCCGGCAGCCCTGGACTTCGGAACCACCCTGATCGTGCGCCCGCGTACAGACGGCAAGGTTCAATTCGCTTCCACGAATTTCCCTTATGAAGCTTCCATTGACTTCAGCAATATCGGCGCAGCCAAGACCGGCGAATGGGTGGACTATCCGGTCGGCGTAATGGTGGAGCTGGCTAAGAAGGGTCACCCGGTAGCCGGGGGCTACGATCTTTTGTTCCATGGTGAGATTCCTAACGGCTCGGGCTTGTCCTCTTCCGCTTCGATCGAGGTAGTGACCGGCTTCGCCTTCCTCACGCTGCTTGGCGGTGACACAGATACGGTGGAGATCGCTCTGCTGTCCCAGCGCGCGGAGAACCAGTATGTCGGCGTGAACTCCGGGATCATGGACCAGTTCGCTGTAGCCAACGGCAAGCGTGACCAGGCTATCCTGCTCATGTGCGATACGCTGGAATACAGCCTCGTACCTTTCGTGACGGGCAGCTATAAGCTGGTCATCGGCAACACGAACAAGAAGCGCGGTCTGGTGGACTCGAAGTATAATGAGCGCCGCAGCCAATGTGAAGAGGCACTCGCTATTCTGAAGCAGGAGGTTCCAGCCCTGTCCTATCTGGCTGAGGTGAAGCCTGAGCAGTTCGAGCTTCTGCAGGATAGAATTACGGACGAAACCGTCAGACGCCGCGCCCGCCATGTGGTGGAGGAGAATCAGCGTGTGCTTGACTCGGTGGAGGTGCTGAAGAACAATGATCTGAAGCAGTTCGGCTTGTACATGAATGACTCCCATGTCTCCCTCCGCGACCTCTATGAAGTCAGCTGCGAGGAGCTGGATGTGATGGTGGAAGAAGCGCAGCGCATTCCGGGCACACTGGGCTCACGGATGACCGGCGCAGGATTCGGCGGATGTACGGTTTCTCTGGTACACGAGGATGATGTGCAGCGGTTCATAACGGAAGTTGGAGAAGCTTACAAGAACAGAACCGGCCTGACCGGCGAATTCTATGTATGCGGCATCGGCAACGGCGTGGAAGAATTGAAAGGAGTGAAATAA
- a CDS encoding UDP-glucose--hexose-1-phosphate uridylyltransferase has translation MQNDNSTAAAAEKALYAIEQLVLFAGHTGLIQPADVDYSRNELLDQFGFSEPYPGEFSEGPLDSPQAPLDQLIDYGFSLGLIPENTDTYRDLLDAKIMGLLMARPSEVNAEFAAIQAEQGIQAATDRFYKLSIDSNYIRMDRVAKNVYWLQESPYGDIEMTINLSKPEKSPKEIAMARLLPPPVYPKCQLCRENVGYAGRVNHPPRQNLRVIPLSMNNEKWFFQYSPYVYYNEHCIVFHHDHVPMKLTKDTLKRLLSFVEAFPHYFIGSNADLPIVGGSILTHDHFQGGRHTFPIQKAPKEDTFTHASYPGVSLSTVKWPMSVLRMHAEDPAVLLEAGNHIYESWKTYSDPAAEVLAFSEEDGEIVPHNTVTPIVRRAEDGGYEMDLVLRNNRTSEEYPEGIFHPHREMHHIKKENIGLIEVMGLAILPGRLKEELDAIAGLLAGDTALLGAVQSEGQEHPLALHASWITELVSRFGTSLNREEAVKTIQNEVGTKFTHILEHAGVYKRTPEGQAAFRRFLNSSGFN, from the coding sequence ATGCAGAACGATAATAGTACGGCTGCTGCCGCTGAGAAGGCGCTGTATGCGATTGAACAGCTGGTTCTGTTTGCCGGACATACGGGACTGATCCAGCCCGCAGATGTGGATTACAGCCGCAATGAACTCCTGGACCAGTTCGGCTTCAGCGAGCCGTATCCCGGTGAGTTCTCTGAAGGTCCGCTGGACAGCCCGCAGGCCCCGCTGGACCAGCTGATTGATTACGGGTTCAGTCTCGGGCTGATCCCTGAGAATACGGATACGTACCGCGATCTGCTGGATGCGAAGATCATGGGCCTGTTGATGGCCCGCCCGTCTGAGGTGAATGCGGAGTTCGCCGCGATCCAGGCGGAGCAGGGTATTCAGGCGGCAACGGACCGCTTTTATAAGCTGAGCATTGATTCCAATTATATCCGTATGGACCGGGTAGCGAAGAATGTATATTGGCTTCAGGAGTCGCCGTACGGGGATATTGAGATGACGATCAATCTCTCCAAGCCGGAGAAAAGTCCCAAGGAAATCGCCATGGCCCGGCTGCTTCCGCCTCCGGTCTATCCGAAGTGCCAGCTCTGCCGTGAGAATGTTGGCTATGCCGGCCGGGTCAATCACCCGCCGCGTCAGAACCTGCGTGTGATCCCGCTCTCGATGAACAACGAGAAATGGTTCTTCCAGTACTCGCCTTATGTCTACTATAACGAGCATTGCATTGTGTTCCACCACGATCATGTGCCGATGAAGCTGACGAAGGATACGCTGAAGCGTCTGCTTAGCTTCGTGGAAGCCTTCCCGCATTATTTCATCGGCTCGAATGCCGATCTGCCGATTGTCGGCGGCTCTATTCTGACGCATGACCACTTCCAGGGCGGACGGCATACGTTCCCGATCCAGAAGGCACCCAAAGAGGATACCTTCACACATGCCTCATATCCCGGTGTCAGCTTAAGCACTGTGAAATGGCCGATGTCCGTGCTGCGGATGCATGCCGAAGATCCGGCGGTGCTGCTGGAGGCAGGCAACCATATCTACGAGTCCTGGAAGACGTATAGCGATCCGGCCGCCGAAGTGCTGGCGTTCAGTGAAGAGGACGGCGAGATCGTGCCGCATAATACCGTTACCCCTATCGTGCGCCGGGCCGAGGACGGTGGCTACGAGATGGATCTGGTGCTGCGCAACAACCGGACCAGCGAAGAATATCCCGAAGGGATTTTCCACCCGCACCGGGAGATGCACCATATCAAGAAGGAGAACATCGGCCTGATTGAGGTGATGGGCCTGGCGATTCTGCCGGGACGGCTCAAGGAAGAGCTTGACGCCATCGCTGGCTTACTGGCGGGCGACACCGCGCTTCTCGGAGCTGTCCAGAGCGAGGGCCAGGAGCATCCGCTGGCGCTTCACGCTTCCTGGATTACCGAGCTGGTAAGCCGCTTCGGCACCTCCCTGAACCGCGAAGAAGCGGTAAAGACCATCCAGAATGAGGTGGGTACGAAGTTCACTCACATTCTGGAGCATGCCGGAGTCTACAAACGCACGCCGGAAGGACAGGCGGCCTTCCGCCGGTTCCTGAACAGCAGCGGCTTTAACTAA
- a CDS encoding iron-containing alcohol dehydrogenase, translated as MRKFEFYNPTKLIFGQGTLQALRTEVPKYGKNVLLMYGGGSIKRSGLYDNVIAELAGIGAVVTELAGVEPNPRLSTVHKGVALCREHHIDLILAVGGGSVLDCAKAVAVGAKYEGDMWDFVERKAAPQGALPLGTVLTMAATGSEMNNGSVITNEMTKEKMGWGSIHAYPAFSILDPENTFSLPRDQTVYGMVDIMSHTLEHYFHTDSNTPLQDGFLETLLRTVIETAPKLIEDLNNYELRETIMYCGTMALNGMVSMGFAGDWATHNIEHAVSAVYDIPHGGGLAILFPQWMRYNLSTNPARFRQLAVNVFGIDPAGKTDEQTGLEGIEALRSFWDSIGAPKTLGDYDIDDSEIGSMADKAVRFGPFGNFRKLERQDVVEIYKLAL; from the coding sequence ATGCGCAAGTTTGAATTTTATAACCCTACCAAGCTTATTTTCGGACAGGGAACATTGCAGGCACTCCGTACCGAGGTGCCGAAATACGGTAAGAACGTACTGCTGATGTACGGCGGTGGAAGTATCAAGCGCAGCGGCCTGTATGACAACGTTATTGCCGAGCTGGCTGGCATTGGTGCCGTAGTTACCGAGCTTGCCGGAGTGGAGCCGAATCCGCGTCTCTCAACGGTACATAAGGGTGTAGCATTGTGCCGTGAGCATCACATTGACCTGATTCTTGCCGTTGGCGGCGGCAGCGTGCTGGATTGTGCCAAGGCTGTGGCCGTCGGAGCGAAATATGAAGGGGATATGTGGGACTTCGTAGAACGCAAGGCCGCACCTCAAGGTGCGCTTCCGCTGGGAACCGTGCTGACAATGGCTGCCACCGGCTCTGAAATGAACAACGGCTCGGTTATTACCAACGAAATGACTAAGGAGAAAATGGGCTGGGGCAGCATCCATGCCTATCCGGCTTTCTCGATCCTTGACCCGGAGAACACCTTCTCCCTGCCGCGCGACCAGACGGTGTACGGTATGGTGGACATCATGTCCCATACGCTGGAGCATTATTTCCACACAGACAGCAATACGCCGTTACAGGACGGATTCTTGGAGACTCTGCTTCGTACGGTCATTGAGACAGCACCTAAGCTGATTGAGGATCTGAACAACTACGAGCTGCGGGAGACCATTATGTACTGCGGTACGATGGCGCTGAACGGAATGGTCAGCATGGGCTTTGCCGGTGACTGGGCTACGCACAACATTGAGCATGCCGTATCCGCTGTGTATGATATTCCCCACGGCGGCGGCCTGGCGATTCTCTTCCCGCAGTGGATGAGATATAACCTCAGCACGAATCCTGCCCGCTTCCGCCAGCTGGCTGTGAACGTGTTCGGCATTGACCCTGCCGGCAAAACTGATGAACAGACCGGCCTCGAAGGTATTGAAGCACTCCGCAGCTTCTGGGATTCCATTGGCGCTCCGAAGACGCTTGGTGATTACGATATCGACGACAGCGAAATTGGCAGCATGGCCGACAAAGCGGTCCGCTTCGGCCCGTTCGGCAACTTCCGCAAGCTGGAGCGTCAGGACGTAGTTGAGATTTATAAGCTGGCTTTGTAA
- a CDS encoding fucose 4-O-acetylase yields MTRESSLDTRGETFFLNLRFMLIVTVFAANAIEPLIQEMSGLHTLYQWIFSFHMPLFVLVTGYFARSSLHGAPGRKVLLQIALQYVIFQSLYSALDASLFHVNNIQHSFFAPYLLLWFLASHICWRLLMLGMSRWTRSAQLAFAVTAGVAVGYLQLDGIWFSISRTFVYLPFFVIGYHFSFGAFVKLYQQYVKSIAAAASLLLLPAIGLLGADLPLGWLYGSMTYMQLGAHEWYAGLFRLAVYGLQFIASLAFLGLVPYGLSHMTGLGRRTLYVFLLHGFVVRTAVISGLYGYIGNPAGAALLLAGAVGCTVLLAQPAVKRLLNPLVEPSVNWMISLRRAAIRRSL; encoded by the coding sequence ATGACCCGGGAAAGCTCGCTTGACACGCGCGGAGAGACTTTTTTTCTCAATCTGCGCTTCATGCTTATTGTAACTGTCTTTGCGGCCAATGCGATCGAACCCCTGATTCAAGAAATGAGCGGACTTCACACTCTTTACCAGTGGATCTTCAGTTTTCATATGCCGCTGTTTGTGCTGGTGACCGGATACTTTGCCCGTTCAAGCTTACATGGAGCGCCAGGACGCAAAGTCCTGCTGCAGATTGCCCTGCAATATGTTATTTTTCAGAGCCTATACTCCGCACTGGACGCCTCCCTGTTTCATGTGAATAATATACAGCATTCCTTCTTCGCTCCTTATCTGCTGCTATGGTTCCTGGCCAGCCACATCTGCTGGCGCCTGCTGATGCTGGGCATGAGCCGCTGGACCCGCAGCGCCCAACTGGCCTTCGCCGTTACCGCAGGGGTGGCCGTAGGTTATCTGCAACTGGACGGGATCTGGTTCAGCATCAGCCGCACCTTTGTGTATCTGCCCTTTTTTGTGATCGGGTACCATTTCTCCTTCGGGGCTTTCGTGAAGCTGTATCAGCAGTATGTCAAAAGCATTGCTGCCGCCGCTTCGCTCCTGCTGCTCCCTGCTATCGGCCTGCTTGGCGCTGATCTTCCCCTGGGCTGGCTATACGGGAGTATGACCTATATGCAGCTTGGCGCTCATGAATGGTACGCGGGTCTGTTCCGCTTGGCGGTCTATGGCCTGCAATTCATCGCTTCCCTGGCATTTCTGGGCCTGGTGCCTTACGGATTAAGCCACATGACCGGTCTGGGACGCCGGACCCTCTATGTTTTTCTGCTGCATGGGTTTGTCGTCCGCACGGCGGTGATTTCCGGCCTGTATGGGTATATCGGCAATCCTGCCGGAGCAGCGCTGCTGCTCGCCGGTGCAGTAGGATGTACGGTGCTGCTCGCCCAGCCTGCGGTCAAACGTCTGCTGAACCCGCTCGTGGAGCCGTCCGTAAATTGGATGATCTCCCTGCGGCGCGCCGCCATCAGACGGTCTCTATAG
- the mgrA gene encoding L-glyceraldehyde 3-phosphate reductase, whose translation MVYVASDERYEEMRYNRTGRSGLKLPAISLGLWHNFGGIDAYENGREMITRAFDLGITHFDLANNYGPPAGSAEELFGKVLARDLAPYRDELVISTKAGYTMWPGPYGDWGSRKYILSSLDQSLKRLGLDYVDIFYSHRPDPDTPMEETMGALDHAVRSGKALYIGLSNYSAEQTRQAIAILKELGTPMLIHQPRYSMLDRWIEGGLQDVLEEHGVGSIAFTPLAQGLLTNKYLNGIPGDSRAAGPSAALNESRITPEVLRRIHALNQMAVARGQSLAQFALLWTLRGGRITSALIGASRVSQIEENIAALSHSDFTQEELDRIETILKTEE comes from the coding sequence ATGGTATATGTGGCTAGTGATGAACGGTATGAAGAAATGCGTTACAACCGCACCGGCAGGTCCGGCCTCAAGCTTCCGGCTATCTCACTTGGCCTGTGGCATAATTTTGGCGGCATAGATGCTTATGAGAACGGCCGTGAGATGATTACCCGTGCCTTTGATCTCGGGATTACCCACTTTGACCTGGCGAATAACTATGGGCCTCCGGCCGGATCGGCGGAAGAGCTGTTCGGCAAGGTGCTGGCCCGGGATCTCGCGCCGTACCGTGACGAGCTGGTGATTTCGACCAAGGCGGGATATACGATGTGGCCCGGCCCTTACGGGGACTGGGGTTCACGTAAATATATCCTGTCCAGTCTGGACCAGAGTCTGAAGCGGCTGGGGCTGGACTATGTGGATATCTTCTACTCCCACCGCCCGGACCCGGACACGCCTATGGAAGAAACGATGGGGGCGCTGGATCATGCTGTGCGCTCAGGCAAGGCACTGTACATCGGCTTGTCCAACTACTCGGCGGAGCAGACCCGGCAGGCTATTGCGATTCTGAAGGAGCTAGGCACCCCGATGCTGATTCATCAGCCGAGGTATTCCATGCTGGACCGCTGGATTGAAGGCGGGCTTCAGGATGTGCTGGAGGAGCATGGGGTGGGCAGTATTGCCTTCACTCCGCTGGCGCAGGGGCTGCTGACGAATAAATATCTGAACGGCATCCCTGGAGATTCCCGGGCAGCCGGACCTTCGGCTGCGCTGAATGAGAGCCGGATTACGCCGGAGGTGCTGCGCAGAATCCACGCGCTGAACCAGATGGCGGTAGCGCGCGGCCAGAGTCTGGCCCAGTTCGCCCTGCTCTGGACGCTGCGCGGCGGCCGGATCACCTCGGCGCTGATCGGCGCCAGCCGGGTCAGCCAGATCGAGGAGAATATCGCCGCCCTGTCCCATAGTGACTTCACGCAGGAGGAGCTGGACCGGATCGAAACGATCCTCAAGACAGAGGAGTGA
- the galE gene encoding UDP-glucose 4-epimerase GalE — MAILVTGGAGYIGSHTVAELLDRGEEVVVIDNLLTGHREALLGGKLYEGDLRDKALLAKLFSENEIEAVIHFAASSLVGESMKDPVKYYDNNVYGTQCLLEAMQHAGVDKIVFSSTAATYGEPEKVPIEETDRTEPANVYGETKLTMERMMAWFDKVLGIKYVALRYFNAAGAHASGKIGEDHRPESHLIPLVLQAALKQRENIAVFGEDYPTEDGTCVRDYIHVSDLADAHVRAVTYLRSGSASNIFNLGNGLGFSVKQVIETAKKVTGLEIPVVVQERRAGDPAVLVASSAKARQVLGWDPQHADLEGIIQSAWSWHSANPQGYGE; from the coding sequence ATGGCGATTCTGGTAACGGGCGGCGCAGGATACATCGGTTCACACACAGTAGCAGAGCTGCTGGACCGCGGGGAAGAGGTTGTGGTAATTGACAATCTGCTGACAGGGCACCGGGAGGCGCTGCTGGGCGGCAAGCTGTACGAGGGCGACCTGCGCGACAAGGCGCTGCTGGCCAAGCTGTTCTCCGAGAACGAGATTGAAGCGGTGATTCACTTCGCAGCCAGTTCCCTAGTGGGCGAGAGCATGAAGGACCCGGTTAAATACTACGACAATAATGTCTATGGAACACAGTGTCTGCTGGAAGCCATGCAGCATGCCGGTGTGGATAAAATCGTCTTCTCCTCCACAGCCGCCACCTATGGCGAACCGGAAAAGGTGCCTATCGAAGAGACCGACCGCACCGAGCCTGCGAATGTCTATGGCGAGACCAAGCTGACCATGGAACGTATGATGGCCTGGTTCGACAAAGTGCTCGGCATCAAATATGTAGCGCTGCGCTACTTCAATGCCGCAGGCGCCCATGCCAGCGGCAAGATCGGCGAAGACCACCGTCCCGAGAGCCACTTGATTCCGCTGGTGCTCCAGGCTGCGCTGAAGCAGCGCGAGAATATCGCAGTGTTCGGGGAAGACTATCCGACAGAGGACGGAACCTGCGTACGCGACTACATCCATGTCAGCGATCTGGCAGATGCGCATGTCCGTGCAGTAACCTATCTGCGCAGCGGAAGTGCGAGCAATATTTTCAACCTTGGCAACGGCCTCGGCTTCTCCGTGAAGCAAGTTATTGAGACGGCGAAGAAGGTTACCGGCCTGGAGATTCCGGTTGTGGTTCAGGAGCGCCGCGCCGGAGATCCGGCAGTGCTGGTCGCTTCCTCCGCCAAAGCCCGTCAGGTGCTGGGTTGGGACCCGCAGCACGCCGACCTGGAAGGCATTATTCAGAGCGCATGGAGCTGGCACTCTGCTAATCCGCAAGGGTACGGGGAGTAA
- a CDS encoding AraC family transcriptional regulator has translation MQHTYSVGSNPVYYDKQLLHVLFAGESQTLPLHQAGPKIYDYYLLHYIESGSGIFRTEQHTYELGAGDCFLIHPGQLVSYISDQQEPWHYRWAAFNGGDAGQLAQQAGFTPLAPVLSTTGGSVIPGALAGMMSAFYANKESAALTSLGYLYLIAGEAAELLASSTRLPGAESQIKRTVKQMIHYMASQYAHPVSIEQMCGSLGYNRAYLSRIFKQETGLSPVTYLLKLRVEKSRQLLRERPELSVEQVAASVGLTDALYFSRQFKRFYRQSPTAYRQATVNPGEK, from the coding sequence GTGCAACATACCTATTCAGTAGGATCAAATCCTGTATATTACGATAAGCAGCTGCTGCATGTACTCTTTGCAGGAGAGAGTCAGACCCTCCCGCTGCATCAGGCGGGTCCCAAGATCTACGATTACTATCTGCTCCATTATATTGAATCCGGCTCCGGGATCTTCCGGACCGAGCAGCACACATACGAGCTGGGGGCCGGGGACTGCTTCCTGATCCACCCGGGCCAGCTGGTCAGCTACATCTCGGATCAGCAGGAGCCCTGGCATTACCGCTGGGCTGCCTTCAACGGCGGCGATGCCGGACAGCTTGCGCAGCAGGCGGGCTTCACTCCGCTCGCCCCGGTGCTGTCTACCACAGGCGGCAGTGTGATTCCCGGTGCGCTTGCCGGGATGATGTCCGCCTTCTATGCCAATAAAGAGAGCGCCGCTCTTACCTCTCTCGGTTATCTGTACCTTATCGCTGGGGAGGCAGCGGAGCTGCTGGCCTCCTCCACCCGGCTGCCGGGTGCGGAATCACAGATCAAGCGGACGGTGAAGCAGATGATTCACTACATGGCTTCCCAGTATGCCCATCCGGTCTCGATTGAACAGATGTGCGGCAGTCTGGGCTATAACCGCGCTTATCTCTCCCGTATCTTCAAGCAGGAGACGGGGCTCTCTCCGGTCACTTACCTGCTGAAGCTGCGGGTGGAGAAGTCGCGCCAGCTGCTGCGTGAACGGCCCGAGCTGTCCGTGGAGCAGGTAGCGGCATCGGTCGGACTGACCGATGCCCTGTATTTCTCCCGGCAGTTCAAGCGCTTCTACCGCCAGTCCCCCACCGCTTACCGCCAGGCCACTGTGAACCCTGGAGAGAAATAG
- a CDS encoding protease, which produces MQTLYLGCLALGILFAVVSVVVGDLIGSALDGIFDIVSFDFLNPTLLAGGITVFGGAGMLLNRYSGLEDGVILALSLLVAAFMGVLMHLVVVKPMRNSEMSNGFSMSELPGRIGEVTVPVPGVGYGEIMVKFGAGNSLHTAASFEQHALPAGIKVVVVEVREGVALVSEFEERKGVD; this is translated from the coding sequence ATGCAAACGCTGTATTTGGGCTGTTTGGCGCTGGGTATTCTTTTTGCTGTAGTCAGTGTAGTGGTAGGCGACCTGATTGGGAGCGCTCTGGACGGGATTTTTGACATCGTATCTTTTGATTTCCTGAATCCTACCTTATTGGCAGGAGGGATAACTGTATTTGGTGGAGCAGGCATGCTGCTTAACCGCTACAGCGGACTGGAAGATGGAGTGATTCTTGCCTTGTCCCTGCTGGTTGCGGCATTCATGGGCGTATTGATGCATTTGGTGGTAGTGAAGCCAATGAGGAACAGCGAAATGTCGAACGGCTTCTCGATGAGTGAACTGCCGGGGAGAATCGGTGAGGTTACCGTCCCGGTCCCCGGCGTAGGCTACGGTGAGATTATGGTGAAGTTCGGTGCAGGCAACAGCCTGCATACGGCGGCCAGCTTCGAGCAGCATGCACTGCCGGCCGGGATCAAGGTGGTAGTAGTTGAGGTACGTGAGGGTGTTGCACTTGTGTCTGAATTCGAAGAGAGAAAAGGAGTGGATTAA
- a CDS encoding alpha/beta hydrolase has protein sequence MKKNIIRRRVLIGVVLILLVAGVFIWRYLTPYKPEARAETALISAGGVTVEQNDNWISFDPSVVLGTAVIFYPGALVKAEAYAPLARKVAAAGHPFYIARMPLNLAVIKGDAAEEIIRVHPKQSFVLGGHSLGGVMASRFAADHAGQLEGVFFLASYPDEKGSLKDTTLSVLSVLGTQDEVVDQKSYNQGRSYLPGNTVYVSVEGGNHAQFGSYGVQKGDGTATISEEEQQTRTVRAMLDWLGNLRQSK, from the coding sequence ATGAAAAAGAATATAATCAGACGCCGTGTGCTTATTGGAGTGGTATTGATTCTGCTGGTGGCGGGGGTGTTTATATGGAGGTATCTGACCCCGTATAAGCCTGAGGCCAGGGCTGAAACCGCTCTGATCTCTGCCGGGGGTGTCACTGTCGAGCAGAATGACAACTGGATTTCCTTCGACCCCTCAGTGGTGCTCGGCACCGCCGTAATCTTCTATCCGGGCGCATTGGTCAAGGCGGAAGCATATGCGCCGCTGGCCCGTAAAGTTGCCGCTGCCGGTCACCCGTTCTACATTGCCAGAATGCCGCTTAATCTGGCTGTAATCAAAGGGGATGCCGCCGAAGAGATTATCCGTGTGCATCCGAAGCAGTCCTTCGTCCTGGGCGGACATTCGCTCGGCGGCGTAATGGCTTCACGCTTCGCTGCGGATCATGCCGGCCAGTTGGAAGGCGTTTTTTTTCTGGCCTCGTATCCCGATGAGAAAGGCAGCCTGAAGGACACCACGCTGTCTGTCTTGTCTGTGCTTGGCACGCAGGATGAAGTCGTAGACCAGAAGAGCTATAACCAAGGGCGTTCCTATTTGCCGGGCAATACCGTATATGTGTCGGTTGAAGGCGGTAACCATGCCCAATTCGGCAGCTATGGCGTGCAAAAGGGTGACGGGACCGCTACGATTAGCGAAGAAGAACAGCAGACACGGACCGTCCGGGCGATGCTGGACTGGCTGGGGAATCTGCGCCAGAGCAAATGA